CAGGAGCCGATATATTTTCTCCCTTTTGTTCAACCAGAACTCCTCCCTTTAACTGGTCTCTTATAAATAGGAGAAATTTTGTTTCATCCCCGCTTAACTCGCCGGCAATTTTATCATTTTTTATAATCGCTGTGCCTATTACCTTAGGAACTATACTGCCGTTTATTTCCTCAAGATGTACAGTGGGAATTACAGTTGAAATACCTTTAGTCTGCCTTTCTATACTAAAATTTAATATATCCATTTTGGGGGCTTTGCTAAGGCTATTTTGATTTTTTATTATATCTTCCAGCGCAAAAGACTTTATGCTCTCGGTTATTTCCTCTCCCTCAAATATTTCTTTCGCCGTATCCTGTTGTGAGTATAATATATTTACGTCATCCCTTATTTCAGCATCCCGAACGAAAACATCAATAAACTTTGTAATTCCTTCCTCTGCCACGTCTTTGCTTAAAATTACCACTTTACAATGGCTCCAGTAAAGTTTCTTTCCGGTTGTTGATATTCCGTTTCTAATGGCATCCAATACGGTTTTTCCGTTCATTGATACCAGTTTTGGCGTTGATTTTGTTTCAACTCCGCCACCTACCTGTACAATTTCAGCAGTTACGATGTATAGTCCGTCAGAATCTTTATCTATAGCTGCTCCCGCAACTATTGCGAGCTTGTCTAATTCTCTGTAGTTCCAGCATCCGGCAGTAATAATTAAATTTATAAAAATAATGCTTGCCATAATAACAAATTTAAGTTTTTTCATTTATTTTTATTTCCATTGTTTTTATTTGAGACTTGTCTTGTCAAATCCTTTGAAAAGATTTTGGGTCTTAGGGTCATATCCCACCAGGGTGCACGAATCCAAGCATCTTGTCCGTCATGGTTTTTAGCCCGGGTACTACCCATCATGTATGGAATACCAAAAGAGCGAATACTCATCATGTGAAGGTACATGACAATAATACACATCAGTAATCCGTATATACCTAGGAATGACGCTCCCAGCAAATAAAAAGTACGAAATACAATAGTGGAACCAATTATGTTCATGTTTATTAATGTTGTAATTCCCGTAAGTGCGGTAATTATGATTACCGGAGCACTGACCAGTTTTGCCTGAACTGCAGCCTGCCCTAAAACCAGTGTCCCTACAATGTTTACTGCCTGACCTACAGGCCCGGGCATTCTTGTACCTACTTCCCTTAAAATATCAAATATAAATAGCATAATGAACAATGAAAGAGATGTCGGAAATGGAACACCCTGTCTGGAAGAAGAAATGCTTACCAGCAACGGAGTCGGAAGCATCTCCTGATGAAATGTCACAAGAGCTAAAAATATTGCCGGTATAGTAGTGGAAGTTACCGCTGTAAAGCCTCTTATTAAACGATTTATGTTTGCGAAAATATAGTTATTGTAATAGTCTTCACTGGCCTGAAAATTCTCCCCGCCAGTAAATGGCATTGTTAATACAAACGGGCTTCCGTCTACAAATAAAGCAACTCGCCCTTCAAGAAGTTTAGACGCTACAACATCCGGCCTCTCATATGCTCCTACAGTCTCAAAAGGCGAATAGGGAGCATCCTTAATAAGCTCCTGAATATAACCTGAATCCAAGATTCCGTCAATCTTTATTTTATTTAAACGTTGGTCAAGTTCAGTTAATACTTCTTCTATTGCCAAACCTTCCACATAGCATATACAGATGGATGTATGCGTTCTTTCTCCCAATTCCCTGAATTTGAACTTCAAATCAGGATTTTGGATTTTTCTACGTACCAACGAAAGGTTTACCGTCAGTGATTCCGTAAAACCCTCTCTGGGGCCACGCACAACCTTTGAGGATTCAGGCTCCTCAATTGACCTTTTTTCCCAGCCCTTGGACCCAATGACCAGACCTTTATCATATCCCTCCAAAATAAAAAGGGTATCCCCTTTAATTATAGAGCTCACCATCTTATTGATATCTGTCTCAATTTTTACATTGTTTGATACAA
This region of Clostridium sp. BNL1100 genomic DNA includes:
- a CDS encoding spore germination protein, producing the protein MYKKGSKKYKMNHPEDSAEQAGTSPQAKNLTVSLEENISLFKNIFKDDQTLITREFQNKSVKEAKCCIVYISGMINTEVVNENIIQPVLRNNLAEDINVNNLLEALKENVIVSNNVKIETDINKMVSSIIKGDTLFILEGYDKGLVIGSKGWEKRSIEEPESSKVVRGPREGFTESLTVNLSLVRRKIQNPDLKFKFRELGERTHTSICICYVEGLAIEEVLTELDQRLNKIKIDGILDSGYIQELIKDAPYSPFETVGAYERPDVVASKLLEGRVALFVDGSPFVLTMPFTGGENFQASEDYYNNYIFANINRLIRGFTAVTSTTIPAIFLALVTFHQEMLPTPLLVSISSSRQGVPFPTSLSLFIMLFIFDILREVGTRMPGPVGQAVNIVGTLVLGQAAVQAKLVSAPVIIITALTGITTLINMNIIGSTIVFRTFYLLGASFLGIYGLLMCIIVMYLHMMSIRSFGIPYMMGSTRAKNHDGQDAWIRAPWWDMTLRPKIFSKDLTRQVSNKNNGNKNK
- a CDS encoding Ger(x)C family spore germination protein, which encodes MKKLKFVIMASIIFINLIITAGCWNYRELDKLAIVAGAAIDKDSDGLYIVTAEIVQVGGGVETKSTPKLVSMNGKTVLDAIRNGISTTGKKLYWSHCKVVILSKDVAEEGITKFIDVFVRDAEIRDDVNILYSQQDTAKEIFEGEEITESIKSFALEDIIKNQNSLSKAPKMDILNFSIERQTKGISTVIPTVHLEEINGSIVPKVIGTAIIKNDKIAGELSGDETKFLLFIRDQLKGGVLVEQKGENISAPVSLEIFGNKTKVKPVVEAGKLKFRIDIKTSVGVDEVEGNENFIEEKAVSELEAGASESTKENITGLIKKIQSEYGADVFKFGEKLRENNIKEWNRVSDKWDDVFRDLEVDVNVKVRIKNSSILVKTLKKGG